The nucleotide sequence GCCTGACCTCACGAGGGAACTGCGTTCGGGTCAATCCTGGCGACCGTCAATGGAAGCTTTTCCTTGAACTCGCGACTGTCACCAACGCGGCTGGCAACTCGGTCGCGGACACCTGGCTGGCCGCACTGGCGATCGAGTCCGGGTCGGAATGGATCACCTGGGACCAGGGATTCGCCAGGTACCCGGGCCTGAAGTGGTCCACCCCGACCCTCCCTGGCCGAGTGACCCGGGAGTGACTTGGAGCCTCAGGCGAGCCTGAGGGCGAGGCGGGCAAAGGCGACCCCCGGCCCGGTCGGGCGCAGATCCTCATCCCGGCCGAAATGGCGCGGAGCCCGGAAGACGTCGAGACGGGTGAGATCCCGGTAGATCGGGAGCAGCTCCCACCGGAGGATCTCGGGGTCCAGGGGCTGCCCGTCCAGATCGAGATACCCGAGCATGTCCAGGGTTCCGGTGACCGGTTCCGCGTACTCAGGAAGACTTCGTCTGCCGCCGCCGGAGATCGTGATGAGCATCGCCAGGACGGCGTCATTCAAGGCATCGTGGCCGTAGCTTGACGGCAGGCGGGCTGCGATCACTTCGAGCAGGGCGGAGGGGTCGGTGACGATCCCCCGTACATCCCGGGCGAGGATCAGGTGACCCTTGTGGCGTCGGATCAGACCAAGGTCCATCGCTTTCTCCCGGAGGTCCATTGCCGGAGCGGTCTGATCTTCCCGGTTCATCTTGCCGATCCAGTCCTCTTCCCAGCCCAGCTCCCGCATCAGGTCGCTCACAACCCGCGGCGGCATGTAACCGGCCTGGGTCAGCTTGATGCCGTCGGCGCCGATCCGGTCTAGCAACCAGCTGAAGGGCCGGATCATCTCCGCCGCGTCTTCGGCGGAGATCGGGAGCGCTTGCTCGACCTCTGAGCGGCCGAGCCAGCTGCGGAACTCCATCCGCAATGGATCGATGATCCTCGCGGCCACATCGTTCAGCGCCGTGTTCGCGGGCGGCGCATCTCCCGGCCCTGGAAACCGGTGCAGCAACTCCCGGTTGATCGCTTCGGGGTCGAGGAACTCCGGATCGAAATCTCGCCAGGGGCCGACCTGGCTGTCGGCCCAGGTCGTGAGCTCTTCGACACTCATGCCCCGCAAACTTTCCTCTACGGCGATCCTTTTGTCGATCACGGCCAGCAGGTCCATGTAGCCGTGCGCCCCGCCCGAATCCTCCGGCGGGCAGGCTCCTTGGCCGCGAACCAGAACGGCGGGCGAGGCCTTCGAGT is from Thermoleophilia bacterium and encodes:
- a CDS encoding type II toxin-antitoxin system VapC family toxin; this encodes MILADVNVLIAAFREDHSMHRVSREWLEQQVNSPAAYGMSDRVIGGFIRVVTHPRAFANPDSLGDAIAFAESLTSRGNCVRVNPGDRQWKLFLELATVTNAAGNSVADTWLAALAIESGSEWITWDQGFARYPGLKWSTPTLPGRVTRE
- a CDS encoding plasmid pRiA4b ORF-3 family protein → MKLIRARILLLDVEPEVWRLIEVDAGMTLDRLHAVIQVAMGWQNTHLHAFTEQEPRTKVSDNGHGPPRVWLTDFELSEGRPGLPENQTALGEILGEKSGPIFYEYDYGDDWIHRIEFIELIEDDSKASPAVLVRGQGACPPEDSGGAHGYMDLLAVIDKRIAVEESLRGMSVEELTTWADSQVGPWRDFDPEFLDPEAINRELLHRFPGPGDAPPANTALNDVAARIIDPLRMEFRSWLGRSEVEQALPISAEDAAEMIRPFSWLLDRIGADGIKLTQAGYMPPRVVSDLMRELGWEEDWIGKMNREDQTAPAMDLREKAMDLGLIRRHKGHLILARDVRGIVTDPSALLEVIAARLPSSYGHDALNDAVLAMLITISGGGRRSLPEYAEPVTGTLDMLGYLDLDGQPLDPEILRWELLPIYRDLTRLDVFRAPRHFGRDEDLRPTGPGVAFARLALRLA